From the Candidatus Hydrogenedentota bacterium genome, the window AACACATCGGACTTGCCTTCCAGATTGCCGACGACATCCTTGACGTTGTGGGAGAACAAGAACTCATCGGAAAGCCCGTCGGCAGCGACGCCGCGAACAACAAGTCCACGTACATCAGCGTACTTGGACTGGAGCGGGCGCGTGAGTTGGGAAGTGACGCCGTCAATTCCGCCGTCGCGTCACTCGAAACGTTCGGCCCTGAAGCGGAAATCTTCCGGGAACTGGCGCGCTTTATTGTCGAGCGCGAGAGCTGACCAAGCGTTCGATTGCTGACGGAATCTCGATGACCTCTTGCACGAACGCATCCGCGTCGCGCAATTCCTCTCGCGAGCCGAATCCATACAACGATGCCACCGCAAAAGCTCCGTGGGCGTGCGCACTGTCCACGTCGTCCGAGCGATCGCCAATCACGATGACCGGGCGAACCGGAACGCGATCGAGGATTGCGGCCACAATTTCCGTCTTGTCCCTGAATTGAGTTCCCCGGCATAGCGGCAGGTCGATGTACGGGCGCAATCCCTGCGTGTCCACGACGGTGTCGAAATAGTCCTGCGGCGCATTGGAGGAAGTCGCCAGAAAGAAACCTTGCGCGCGAAGCGTGTTCAAAACTTCCGGGACACCCGGGTATAGCTTTCCATCCGATGCGATAAACTCCAACTCATACCGGTCAGTGTCGGCGATGATGCGACGTACGAGGTCAGGCGGGCACAACGAAGCCAACCATGCGTGGTAGGCCTCGACGGGCTTGCCG encodes:
- a CDS encoding HAD hydrolase-like protein — encoded protein: MNRRGTIIFDVDGTLFQAGLVTAPAIQKSFRENGLVPPCVETISTWYGKPVEAYHAWLASLCPPDLVRRIIADTDRYELEFIASDGKLYPGVPEVLNTLRAQGFFLATSSNAPQDYFDTVVDTQGLRPYIDLPLCRGTQFRDKTEIVAAILDRVPVRPVIVIGDRSDDVDSAHAHGAFAVASLYGFGSREELRDADAFVQEVIEIPSAIERLVSSRARQ